The following are from one region of the Gambusia affinis linkage group LG02, SWU_Gaff_1.0, whole genome shotgun sequence genome:
- the LOC122821040 gene encoding XK-related protein 5-like, with translation MRDYTDTPSNGGGYMPCCQVCVFVFTAFLIVAERTAVIYCFVYYIWIGHNYCYAHLAGFTALFLLPGWGPQWLSYLWYRSDGKIPRKSLRWTHILHLGIFKRLWDCMRLPDEDVYGEIMQQADVSALRLFEALVVTLPETLLQTYVLICTDIGVRSPASVCFAVCLLSLAWALVLYARSCSLIRPGHLHMTPAAILCRLLWRVGMLGSRFAVLMLFTRIFKQWVLGVIGVHWLGATFWMVSQQTDVIRSTSRWSIFNLVLGAVHVFLFLNVKYGPSRYRMAAFYLVMFFENALLLLASSWFFAMVSWDTVGIPAAVFCSFLIGVIALVLYYRFLHPKSFEIFQSIRHRGIGGACMERGSTLSLEEKVEPNFHHRTTLSGGGTLMDLPIQWEGWKHHHWLLIRLALKTGDVSRIWSAYGEGGLAGLMGLPEEIHSPDVHHVPRVPPPQPRVLQISHPVPQPAPPAPPPLVVQTPQVSEVVQPPKPAHSNIVARPVRKAPPTTIKDMRFPEIIPFQEVIPEETTEDELSAAPSDDKGDEDFQSAAYGSPSLSSPQLGGSLRHIDSNAASLTEASSSVASLDIKTPGWSPERRSPLLLASPEKKEGTPAESNTTLYFSADAPSPSSGSYLGWGSELSPISSYRRPYRIREARFVTSAPRLEAAGGAESPGPAPVVIIPATPGTTPGTTPGGTPGATTPAASTPGAATPGTPLTPVISHARKQMVQFVDFRENLV, from the exons ATGAGGGATTACACGGACACCCCGAGCAACGGAGGAGGCTACATGCCGTGTTGCCAAGTTTGCGTTTTCGTTTTTACCGCATTCCTGATCGTTGCGGAGAGGACGGCCG TGATCTATTGCTTTGTGTATTACATTTGGATTGGCCACAACTACTGCTATGCTCATCTTGCTGGCTTCACTGCACTCTTCCTGCTCCCag GTTGGGGTCCACAGTGGCTCAGTTATCTGTGGTATCGCTCAGATGGAAAAATCCCCAGGAAATCTCTCAGATGGACTCACATATTACACCTGGGTATCTTTAAAAG ACTGTGGGACTGTATGCGTCTCCCGGATGAGGATGTTTATGGAGAAATCATGCAGCAGGCTGATGTATCAGCGTTACGTCTGTTTGAGGCCTTGGTGGTCACGCTCCCCGAAACGCTGCTCCAGACCTACGTACTCATCTGTACCGACATAGGAGTCCGCTCTCCTG CCTCGGTGTGttttgctgtgtgtttgctgtCTCTGGCCTGGGCGCTGGTTCTGTACGCCAGATCCTGCTCACTCATCAGACCGGGACACCTGCACATGACTCCAGCTGCCATTCTTTGCCGACTCCTGTGGAGG GTTGGCATGTTGGGATCTCGGTTTGCTGTGCTCATGCTCTTCACACGCATCTTCAAGCAGTGGGTCCTGGGAGTCATTG GTGTGCACTGGCTGGGTGCAACTTTCTGGATGGTGTCTCAGCAAACCGACGTCATCCGTTCAACGAGCCGATGGAGTATTTTCAACCTCGTTCTGGGAGCCGTTCACGTCTTTCTCTTCCTCAACGTGAAGTACGGTCCGTCCAGATACCGCATGGCTGCGTTTTACCTG GTCATGTTTTTTGAGAacgctcttcttcttctggccTCCTCCTGGTTTTTTGCGATGGTGTCCTGGGACACTGTGGGGATCCCGGCTGCAGTCTTCTGCAGCTTCCTCATTG GTGTGATAGCGTTGGTGCTGTACTACCGTTTCCTGCATCCCAAGTCTTTTGAGATCTTCCAGAGTATTCGCCACAGGGGGATCGGTGGGGCTTGCATGGAGCGAGGATCTACACTCTCACTGGAGGAGAAAGTCGAGCCCAATTTCCATCACCGTACAACATTGTCTG gAGGTGGGACCCTGATGGACCTGCCCATCCAATGGGAAGGCTGGAAGCATCACCACTGGCTGCTGATTCGTTTAGCTCTTAAGACAGGAGACGTTTCAAGGATCTGGTCAGCGTACGGAGAAGGCGGACTGGCCGGACTCATGGGTCTCCCGGAAGAGATTCACTCCCCTGATGTGCATCATGTACCCCGG GTTCCACCTCCTCAACCGAGAGTTCTTCAAATCTCACACCCAGTTCCTCAACCAGcccctccagctcctccaccgCTGGTCGTCCAAACTCCTCAG GTGAGTGAAGTCGTCCAGCCACCTAAACCAGCTCACAGCAACATTGTGGCCCGACCAGTGAGAAAAGCTCCTCCCACAACCATCAAGGACATGAGGTTTCCAGAGATCATCCCTTTCCAGGAGGTCATTCCTGAGGAAACCACAGAGGACGAATTAAGCGCCGCTCCATCAGATGATAAAG GTGACGAGGATTTCCAGAGCGCTGCTTACGGCTCACCGTCTCTGTCCTCTCCTCAACTTGGCGGAAGCCTCCGCCACATCGACAGCAACGCCGCGTCTCTCACGGAGGCGTCCTCCTCCGTGGCGTCTCTGGACATCAAGACGCCTGGCTGGTCCCCTGAGCGCCGCTCTCCTCTCCTGTTGGCCTCCCCAGAGAAGAAGGAGGGAACCCCAGCAGAATCCAACACTACTCTGTATTTCAGCGCAGACGCCCCGTCGCCGTCCAGCGGCAGCTACCTGGGCTGGGGCTCGGAGCTGTCGCCTATTTCCTCCTACAGAAGACCCTATCGGATCAGAGAAGCCCGCTTTGTCACGTCCGCCCCTCGACTGGAGGCTGCAGGTGGAGCTGAAAGCCCCGGCCCGGCGCCGGTTGTTATCATTCCCGCTACTCCCGGCACAACACCGGGTACCACTCCAGGAGGAACACCTGGAGCCACCACACCTGCAGCTTCCACTCCTGGTGCTGCCACTCCTGGTACTCCACTCACACCAGTCATCTCCCATGCTCGCAAACAGATGGTGCAGTTTGTGGACTTTAGAGAGAATTTAGTGTAA